A genome region from Hevea brasiliensis isolate MT/VB/25A 57/8 chromosome 7, ASM3005281v1, whole genome shotgun sequence includes the following:
- the LOC110644697 gene encoding 3-ketoacyl-CoA synthase 19-like, whose translation MEYYIMFCQCCIFSISHPTLLVLYTLQEPISFYCSFSAMESLFAICILPILYVTVYICKLAFEKRNQTCYMLHYECFKATEDRKLDVRSSAEIAMRNKNLGPEEFRFLVRTIVSSGIGEETYGPKNVLEGREQSPSLLDGYSELDEVIFSTLDRLFARTGVSPSEIDIIVTTVSLFTSTPSLTARIINHYKMRENTKVYNLTGMGCSGSIVGIDLVQQLFKSQKKSFAIVVSTECMGQRWYRGKDKSMMLSNVLFRSGGCSMLLTNNTDLKNRAILKLDYLVRTHLGSSDEAYGSCIEVEDELGYKGVHLSRSLKKVAAEAITMNLKALLPKVLPLWEILRYIIAYNYGNRVIKKPNLGINLKTGIKHFCVHTGGRAIIDKVGESLGLNSYDLEPSRMALYRFGNTSSASLWYVLGYMEAKKRLRKGEKILMISLGAGFKCNNCVWEVMRNLGDTNIWKGCIDRYPPNIHVNPFMEKLSWVTDECPDFARLG comes from the coding sequence ATGGAGTATTATATAATGTTTTGCCAATGCTGTATATTTTCTATCTCTCATCCAACACTTCTTGTCCTATACACATTGCAAGAACCCATATCTTTCTATTGCTCTTTCTCTGCCATGGAGTCTTTGTTCGCAATCTGCATTCTACCTATCCTCTACGTCACCGTCTACATCTGTAAATTGGCTTTCGAGAAGAGAAACCAGACTTGCTATATGCTACACTATGAGTGCTTCAAGGCTACCGAGGACAGGAAACTCGATGTAAGATCCAGTGCCGAAATCGCAATGAGAAACAAGAATCTGGGTCCTGAAGAATTCAGATTCCTGGTACGTACTATTGTTAGTTCTGGGATTGGAGAAGAGACTTATGGCCCAAAAAATGTCCTAGAGGGAAGAGAACAATCACCTTCTCTTCTGGATGGATACTCGGAGCTGGATGAAGTCATTTTTAGTACGCTTGACAGGCTCTTTGCCAGGACAGGAGTTTCTCCTTCAGAAATTGACATAATTGTCACTACTGTTTCTTTATTCACCTCGACTCCGTCTCTAACAGCTCGGATAATAAACCACTACAAGATGAGAGAGAACACAAAGGTTTACAATCTCACCGGAATGGGTTGCAGTGGAAGCATAGTGGGGATCGATTTAGTCCAGCAATTGTTTAAGTCCCAAAAGAAATCGTTTGCTATTGTCGTGAGTACCGAGTGCATGGGCCAACGTTGGTACCGTGGGAAAGACAAGTCCATGATGCTTTCCAACGTTCTGTTTCGTTCTGGTGGCTGCTCAATGCTCTTGACAAATAATACAGATCTAAAGAATAGAGCAATCTTGAAGTTAGATTATCTGGTTCGTACCCATCTAGGCTCAAGCGATGAGGCTTATGGTAGCTGCATTGAAGTAGAGGATGAGCTTGGTTACAAAGGTGTTCACCTCTCCAGAAGCCTGAAAAAGGTAGCTGCAGAAGCTATAACCATGAACCTCAAAGCGCTACTGCCTAAAGTGTTGCCACTGTGGGAAATACTCCGCTATATAATAGCATATAACTATGGAAATAGAGTGATCAAAAAGCCAAATTTAGGTATCAATCTGAAAACTGGAATCAAGCACTTCTGTGTACATACAGGTGGAAGGGCGATTATAGATAAGGTAGGTGAGAGCTTAGGACTGAATAGTTATGATCTTGAGCCATCTAGAATGGCACTCTATCGGTTTGGAAACACATCGTCTGCTAGCTTGTGGTATGTGTTAGGGTACATGGaggccaagaaaaggcttaggaaaGGAGAGAAGATACTAATGATAAGCCTCGGAGCAGGTTTTAAGTGCAACAACTGTGTTTGGGAGGTTATGAGAAACTTGGGGGATACCAATATCTGGAAAGGCTGCATTGATCGTTACCCTCCAAATATCCATGTGAACCCTTTTATGGAGAAGTTAAGTTGGGTTACAGACGAATGTCCGGACTTTGCCAGACTTGGATAG